The following are encoded in a window of Brockia lithotrophica genomic DNA:
- a CDS encoding GspE/PulE family protein, whose amino-acid sequence MHPTLEAKRAPRETRQALRPEELPAAEELETHILRKAVALRASDVHLDPSPKSWRVFLRVGRTLFPDAEVSRQAGEQLLRRLKLAAHLNLAETRLPQDGRFTREFAGEAYTFRVATLPTLYGEKATVRVLYPHPLHADLASLGISGRERARLERWLEAEDRLVLIAGAAGTGKTTALYAILATLVRTGRTVYTLEDPVEAEISGALQVDLDAHVGLTVGVAFRAVLRHDPDVVAVGEIRDAEAAFWAVHAALTGHLVLATLHAGSPTRALLRLEELGISPRRIREALRGILFLRRKPHRELLYPNAPPPGGTAGEMPVPPSCPPTYRTFSLGPLGNATGKRARRERKVGERGGEATSLAPLGRP is encoded by the coding sequence GTGCACCCCACGCTCGAAGCGAAGCGCGCGCCTCGTGAAACGAGACAAGCCCTTCGCCCGGAAGAACTGCCGGCCGCCGAAGAACTCGAAACCCACATCCTGCGCAAGGCCGTCGCCCTCCGGGCGAGCGACGTCCACCTCGACCCTTCACCCAAAAGCTGGCGCGTATTTCTTCGCGTGGGCCGAACCCTCTTCCCCGATGCGGAGGTTTCGCGACAGGCAGGCGAGCAGCTCCTCCGTCGGCTTAAACTCGCCGCCCACCTGAACTTGGCGGAGACGCGCCTTCCCCAGGACGGCCGCTTCACCCGAGAGTTTGCGGGCGAAGCGTACACCTTCCGCGTGGCCACCCTGCCCACCCTGTACGGAGAAAAGGCGACGGTGCGGGTCCTCTACCCACATCCTTTGCACGCGGACCTCGCCTCACTCGGCATTTCCGGCCGCGAACGCGCCCGCCTCGAACGCTGGCTCGAAGCCGAAGATCGCCTCGTCCTCATCGCCGGCGCCGCCGGCACGGGCAAGACGACGGCGCTGTACGCGATCCTCGCCACCCTCGTCCGCACGGGACGTACCGTGTACACCCTGGAAGACCCTGTCGAGGCGGAAATCTCAGGTGCGCTTCAGGTGGACCTCGACGCGCACGTCGGGCTTACCGTCGGCGTCGCCTTTCGTGCCGTACTGCGACACGACCCCGATGTCGTGGCCGTCGGCGAGATCCGCGATGCGGAGGCGGCCTTTTGGGCGGTGCACGCCGCCCTCACCGGCCACCTCGTCTTGGCCACCCTCCACGCCGGCTCCCCCACTCGGGCCCTCCTCCGCCTCGAAGAGCTCGGCATTTCTCCGCGGCGCATCCGCGAGGCACTCCGGGGGATCCTCTTCCTCCGAAGGAAGCCGCACCGGGAGCTCCTCTACCCGAATGCACCTCCTCCGGGAGGCACGGCCGGGGAAATGCCCGTGCCGCCGTCGTGTCCGCCAACCTACCGCACCTTCTCTCTCGGCCCCCTCGGAAATGCCACGGGCAAACGCGCGCGCAGGGAGCGAAAGGTCGGTGAGCGCGGAGGTGAAGCTACGTCCCTTGCGCCGCTCGGAAGGCCTTGA
- a CDS encoding prepilin-type N-terminal cleavage/methylation domain-containing protein, translating into MTQPLPEVRLRRRGSLATCVRSTLAQHTLVAPIAPGFPASDVRSSRKQNAGGFTLLEVLLVVGLLALLLWLVSPNLFSAYARGESKICTARAELLRRAVVEYMADHGGDKPAGGSTDLKEVVTELRTTGYLDGEENTPQEELLACGAGTFSLTYGDDGKPKVEWRRSGSAEAEAKK; encoded by the coding sequence GTGACTCAACCGTTGCCCGAAGTTCGCCTGCGGCGACGGGGCTCCCTTGCGACGTGCGTGAGGTCAACCCTAGCGCAGCACACCCTAGTTGCCCCAATCGCCCCGGGTTTTCCTGCGTCGGACGTGAGGTCAAGCCGGAAGCAGAATGCGGGAGGATTTACGCTTCTCGAGGTTCTCCTCGTCGTCGGCCTTCTCGCCCTCCTCCTTTGGCTCGTCTCCCCCAACCTCTTCTCCGCCTATGCGCGGGGGGAGTCGAAAATCTGCACGGCTCGGGCGGAGCTCCTCCGCCGCGCGGTCGTCGAGTACATGGCCGACCACGGAGGGGACAAGCCCGCCGGCGGGTCGACGGATTTAAAAGAGGTAGTCACAGAGCTGCGAACGACCGGGTACCTCGACGGAGAGGAAAACACGCCCCAAGAGGAACTCCTCGCCTGCGGCGCCGGCACCTTCTCCCTCACCTACGGCGACGACGGCAAACCCAAGGTGGAGTGGAGGCGTTCGGGAAGCGCGGAAGCAGAGGCTAAAAAGTAG
- a CDS encoding metallophosphoesterase — protein sequence MKKEPALSRRRFLLGASVGLLALSFSVPFAASERTEVKRVEVALPGLPKELDGLTIAHISDLHYGFGKFRNADAVEEVKAVVMAQSPELIVFTGDLLDHTADPDWASIPLLKGLKAPLGVYAVLGNHDRHFDIRALKKSFDDAGVELLLNQSVGLRRNGHAFWVIGLDDPLTGSPDMERATASVPSEDFRLLLVHAPDFVPRAAHFGIPLQLSGHSHGGQIRLPGIGPLILPPLGKEFPMGLRHVPGTGTHVYTTCGLGTSIVPLRLFCRPEVTLLVLRSHT from the coding sequence ATGAAAAAAGAGCCCGCGCTTTCGCGCAGGCGTTTCCTCCTAGGCGCTTCGGTCGGTCTTCTCGCCTTATCGTTCTCAGTACCGTTCGCCGCGTCCGAACGCACGGAGGTAAAGAGGGTAGAAGTAGCCTTACCGGGACTCCCAAAAGAACTCGACGGGCTGACCATCGCCCACATCAGCGACCTCCACTACGGCTTCGGGAAGTTTCGGAATGCGGATGCCGTAGAGGAAGTCAAGGCGGTGGTAATGGCACAAAGTCCCGAACTCATCGTGTTCACGGGCGATCTTTTGGACCACACGGCAGACCCGGATTGGGCGAGCATTCCCCTGCTCAAAGGGCTGAAAGCTCCTCTTGGGGTGTACGCCGTTCTTGGCAATCACGACCGGCACTTCGACATCCGGGCGCTTAAGAAGTCCTTTGACGACGCCGGTGTGGAACTCTTACTCAACCAAAGCGTCGGCCTAAGGAGAAACGGGCATGCCTTTTGGGTCATTGGCCTCGACGATCCCCTCACCGGTTCGCCCGACATGGAGCGGGCGACGGCTTCCGTGCCGTCCGAGGATTTTCGCCTCCTCCTGGTGCACGCCCCGGATTTCGTTCCGAGAGCGGCGCATTTCGGCATCCCGCTCCAGCTGTCCGGGCACAGCCACGGAGGACAAATCCGACTCCCAGGAATTGGGCCCCTCATTCTGCCGCCCTTGGGAAAGGAGTTCCCCATGGGACTCCGGCACGTCCCGGGGACAGGGACGCACGTGTACACCACATGCGGATTGGGCACTTCGATCGTTCCCTTGCGGCTCTTTTGCCGCCCAGAGGTAACCCTCTTGGTCTTGCGTTCCCACACGTAA
- a CDS encoding ABC transporter ATP-binding protein, which translates to MSADSAVALEVRGIRKRIGGREILKGIDLEVRRGEIFGLLGPNGAGKTTLIRVLLGLIRPEEGSVRYFGVPLAEARADVLRRVGAIIEKPDAYPYLSGYENLLHFGRMHPQGVTKERILEVARTVGLSERIHDRVSRYSLGMKQRLALAIALLHDPEVLILDEPMNGLDPEGMRDVRDLLLRYVRERGGTVLLSSHLLREMELIADRFAMIAAGSVLPVEELRGTISREDREEWMTYLLYVAPAKRARTELPEIFSALGSFPSGGRDPVGDQTKGEGKICPPFRRTGKWNFSHSRQCGTSYPVGPVWSKGERGSA; encoded by the coding sequence GTGTCCGCCGATTCGGCAGTTGCGTTGGAAGTCCGGGGGATTCGCAAGCGCATCGGCGGTCGGGAGATCCTCAAGGGGATCGACCTCGAGGTGCGCCGCGGGGAAATCTTCGGGCTTCTCGGGCCAAACGGCGCGGGGAAGACGACGCTCATCCGCGTGTTGCTCGGACTCATACGACCTGAGGAGGGAAGCGTGCGGTACTTCGGCGTACCGCTTGCGGAAGCGCGGGCGGACGTGCTCCGTAGGGTGGGCGCGATCATCGAAAAGCCCGACGCGTACCCGTATCTCTCGGGATACGAGAACCTCCTCCACTTCGGCCGCATGCATCCCCAAGGTGTGACAAAGGAGCGCATCCTCGAAGTTGCCCGCACGGTTGGGCTCTCCGAGCGCATCCACGATCGCGTATCGCGGTACTCCCTGGGGATGAAGCAGCGCCTCGCCCTCGCGATCGCGCTCCTCCACGATCCCGAAGTCCTCATCCTCGACGAGCCGATGAACGGCCTCGATCCCGAGGGCATGCGCGACGTCCGCGACCTCCTCCTTCGATACGTTCGCGAGCGAGGGGGGACGGTCCTCCTTTCGAGCCACCTCCTCCGCGAGATGGAGCTCATCGCCGACCGCTTTGCGATGATCGCTGCGGGAAGCGTCCTCCCCGTCGAAGAACTCCGAGGGACGATCTCTCGAGAAGATCGGGAAGAGTGGATGACCTACCTCCTCTACGTCGCTCCCGCGAAGCGCGCGCGTACGGAACTTCCGGAGATTTTTTCGGCGCTGGGTTCTTTTCCTTCGGGCGGCCGAGATCCTGTGGGGGACCAGACGAAGGGGGAAGGGAAGATCTGCCCTCCGTTTCGTCGGACGGGAAAGTGGAATTTCTCACACTCGAGGCAGTGCGGGACCTCGTACCCGGTTGGACCGGTCTGGTCGAAGGGGGAACGTGGGTCCGCGTGA
- a CDS encoding type II secretion system F family protein has translation MQRVAWQLAKLLGAGIPLAEALEAVRAEGAPKTADTLGRVLPLLEAGYPLAEALAAIGWGKEAVSFVAIAERTGDYAGALNRLAERLARRIAIRRRLLGQLAYPAFLFALVLAFAVSAHAYFLPRIAGLAEAVVQENPAAARLYAFDATLLGVLVAGTLVAVLPAVALRTGDPRLLSCAVRLPFAGTALRAAATVRTLEPLAALLEAGYDVDRALAKLLDLSPPPYAASLYLHVRTRLKEGARISDALARIPWLDGRWRTYVRLGERTGELPYALGAYVAFLEEDLEERLGRIAASAQPFALILATAFAASLLLRILLPLTAALASF, from the coding sequence GTGCAGCGGGTTGCCTGGCAGCTCGCCAAACTCCTCGGGGCGGGAATTCCTTTGGCAGAAGCTCTCGAGGCCGTGCGTGCCGAAGGAGCCCCAAAGACTGCGGACACGCTCGGCCGCGTACTCCCACTCCTCGAGGCGGGGTACCCCTTGGCAGAAGCCCTTGCCGCGATCGGATGGGGCAAAGAAGCGGTTTCCTTCGTCGCCATCGCCGAACGGACGGGAGATTATGCCGGTGCCCTAAACCGCCTCGCCGAACGCCTCGCCCGCCGCATCGCCATCCGGCGAAGGCTCCTGGGCCAACTCGCCTACCCCGCCTTTCTCTTCGCCCTTGTCCTCGCCTTTGCCGTTTCGGCGCACGCCTACTTCCTCCCGCGGATCGCCGGCCTCGCGGAGGCGGTCGTACAGGAAAATCCCGCCGCAGCGCGCCTGTATGCATTCGACGCCACGCTTTTAGGGGTTCTCGTGGCCGGCACCCTCGTCGCGGTACTCCCGGCCGTCGCCCTCCGTACGGGGGATCCCCGCCTCCTGTCCTGCGCCGTTCGCCTCCCCTTTGCAGGAACGGCCCTCCGCGCCGCCGCCACCGTCCGCACGCTCGAACCCCTCGCCGCCCTCCTCGAGGCGGGGTACGACGTCGACCGGGCACTCGCCAAACTCCTCGATCTCTCCCCACCGCCGTACGCCGCTTCCCTTTACCTCCACGTGCGGACGCGGCTCAAAGAAGGAGCCCGCATCTCCGACGCCCTGGCCCGAATCCCCTGGCTCGACGGTCGTTGGCGCACATACGTACGTCTGGGCGAGCGGACAGGCGAACTTCCCTATGCCCTCGGCGCGTACGTCGCCTTCCTCGAGGAAGACCTCGAAGAACGGCTGGGGCGCATCGCGGCTTCCGCCCAGCCTTTCGCCCTCATCCTCGCGACGGCGTTCGCCGCCTCGCTCCTCCTTCGCATCCTCCTTCCCCTCACTGCCGCCCTCGCCTCCTTCTGA
- a CDS encoding MFS transporter: MARLSVRFDSASTSAVSLGRVVLASLAGSVVEWYDYFLYGTAAGLVFGELFFPSKDELTSLMASFATFAVAFFFRPFGAAFFGSLGDRIGRKAALMATLTLMGLATGLIGILPGAAAIGVFAPALLVFLRVLQGFALGGEWSGAILLALEHAPGERRAFYGSLPQIGPHLGFLLGLFAFEAVTAAFGETAFRQWAWRIPFLLGILGVPIGLWLRRGVGETPDFLAAQSEGRTQGSPLRKIASRDLGKLLAAVGIKLIETAPYFLYTTFLIGYGTKVLGIPRSDLFGALALGTVAAILVTPVYGKIADRPKRAVALFAVGAVIAVLYTPVFFTLVGKGSLGLYGATLFGLVVPSAMMSAVIGTLYARAFPPEYRYTGAAFGYHIGSALAGGTMPYVAAYLLSVSGGSFWTVSLYLAVLGSLSLVSLLVLRGGVSESAA; this comes from the coding sequence GTGGCCCGTCTTTCCGTTCGCTTCGACTCCGCCTCGACTTCCGCCGTCTCCCTCGGACGCGTCGTCCTCGCGAGCCTCGCGGGGAGCGTCGTGGAGTGGTACGACTACTTTCTGTATGGCACTGCTGCCGGGCTCGTCTTCGGAGAGCTCTTTTTCCCGAGCAAGGACGAACTCACCTCACTCATGGCGTCCTTTGCGACGTTTGCCGTGGCCTTTTTCTTCCGGCCTTTTGGTGCTGCGTTCTTCGGATCTCTGGGCGACCGGATAGGGCGCAAGGCGGCGCTCATGGCCACCCTCACCCTCATGGGCCTTGCCACGGGGCTCATCGGCATCCTCCCCGGTGCAGCGGCGATCGGGGTCTTCGCCCCCGCGCTCCTCGTCTTTCTCCGCGTCCTTCAGGGGTTTGCCCTCGGAGGCGAATGGAGCGGTGCGATTCTCCTCGCCCTCGAACACGCCCCGGGGGAACGGCGGGCGTTTTACGGCAGCCTCCCCCAAATCGGGCCGCACCTCGGATTTCTCCTCGGGTTGTTCGCCTTTGAGGCGGTCACCGCGGCCTTTGGGGAGACAGCCTTCCGTCAGTGGGCGTGGCGGATTCCCTTCCTTCTGGGGATTTTGGGCGTCCCTATCGGGCTTTGGCTTCGCCGCGGCGTCGGGGAAACCCCGGACTTTCTCGCGGCGCAAAGCGAAGGTCGTACGCAAGGTTCGCCGCTTCGGAAAATCGCTTCCCGCGACCTCGGCAAGCTTCTCGCCGCCGTGGGGATCAAGCTCATCGAGACGGCGCCATACTTCCTCTACACCACCTTTCTCATCGGCTACGGGACCAAGGTCCTCGGGATACCCCGAAGTGATCTCTTTGGTGCCCTCGCCCTCGGCACCGTCGCCGCCATTCTCGTCACCCCCGTCTACGGAAAGATCGCCGACCGACCCAAGCGAGCGGTGGCGCTCTTTGCGGTCGGGGCGGTGATCGCCGTTCTCTACACGCCGGTGTTCTTCACGCTCGTTGGCAAGGGATCCCTAGGTCTCTACGGTGCGACGCTGTTCGGGCTCGTAGTTCCGAGCGCCATGATGTCGGCGGTGATCGGCACGCTTTACGCCCGCGCCTTTCCGCCGGAATACCGGTATACGGGGGCTGCCTTTGGCTACCACATCGGCTCTGCCCTCGCCGGGGGGACGATGCCTTACGTTGCGGCCTACCTCCTCAGCGTAAGCGGCGGGAGCTTTTGGACGGTATCCCTTTACCTCGCCGTGCTCGGCAGCCTCTCCCTCGTTTCTCTTCTCGTCCTCCGAGGGGGAGTTTCGGAAAGCGCGGCATAG